A portion of the Tachyglossus aculeatus isolate mTacAcu1 chromosome 24, mTacAcu1.pri, whole genome shotgun sequence genome contains these proteins:
- the ELOVL1 gene encoding elongation of very long chain fatty acids protein 1 translates to MEAIVTMFQELIKMGDPRIQDYPLMGSPLLMTSILLTYVYFVLSLGPRLMANRKPFQLRGFMIVYNFTLVAFSLYIVYEFLMSGWLGSYTWRCDPVDYSHSPEALRMVRVAWLFLFSKFIELIDTVIFILRKKDGQVTFLHVFHHSVLPWSWWWGISIAPGGMGSFHAMVNSMVHVVMYLYYGLAALGPVAQRFLWWKKHMTAIQLVQFVLVSLHISQYYFMPRCGYQYPLIIHLIWIYGTVFFLLFSNFWYHSYTKGKRLPRTAAATATHNGAACGAKVKAN, encoded by the exons ATGGAGGCCATTGTGACCATGTTCCAGGAACTGATCAAGATGGGAG ACCCCCGAATCCAGGATTACCCCCTGATGGGGTCCCCACTGCTCATGACCTCCATCCTGCTCACCTACGTCTACTTCGTGCTGTCCCTCGGGCCCCGCCTCATGGCTAACCGCAAACCCTTCCAGCTGCGGGGCTTCATGATTGTCTACAACTTCACTCTGGTGGCCTTCTCCCTCTACATTGTCTATGAG TTCCTGATGTCCGGCTGGCTGGGCAGCTACACGTGGCGCTGCGACCCTGTGGATTATTCCCACAGCCCCGAGGCCTTACGG ATGGTGCGAGTGGCctggctcttcctcttctccaaattcATTGAGCTCATAGACACG GTTATCTTCATTCTGCGGAAGAAGGACGGACAGGTGACCTTCCTCCACGTCTTCCACCACTCCGTGCTGCCCTGGAGCTGGTGGTGGGGCATCAGTATTGCTCCAg GCGGTATGGGATCCTTCCACGCCATGGTGAACTCCATGGTCCACGTGGTCATGTACCTGTACTACGGCTTGGCCGCCCTCGGGCCCGTAGCCCAGCGTTTCCTCTGGTGGAAGAAGCACATGACGGCCATCCAGCTG gtccaGTTCGTGCTGGTCTCCTTGCACATCTCTCAGTACTACTTCATGCCCCGCTGCGGCTACCAGTACCCCCTCatcattcacctcatctggatTTACGGCAccgtcttctttctcctcttctccaacttctgGTATCACTCCTACACCAAAGGCAAGCGGCTTCCGCggaccgccgccgccaccgccacgcACAACGGGGCCGCCTGTGGGGCCAAGGTCAAGGCCAACTGA
- the MED8 gene encoding LOW QUALITY PROTEIN: mediator of RNA polymerase II transcription subunit 8 (The sequence of the model RefSeq protein was modified relative to this genomic sequence to represent the inferred CDS: deleted 1 base in 1 codon): MQREEKQLEASVDALLNQVADLKTSLGSFIYKLENEYDRLTWPSVLDSFALLSGQLNTLNKVLKHEKTPQLRNQVIIPLVLSPDRDEDLMRQTEGRVPVFSHEVVPDHLRTKPDPEVEEQEKQLTSDAARIGADAAQKQIQSLNKMCSNLLEKISKEERESESGGLRQNKQTFNPADTNALVAAVAFGKGLSNWRPPVAGGPGQTGQPAAGAMMAGGSGLQQQQQQVPMAGGPGQQQQQALLAGVQMAQAGQPGKMPSGIKTNIKSASMHPYQR; encoded by the exons ATGCAG agggaggagaagcagctggaGGCGTCGGTGGATGCCCTGCTGAACCAAGTGGCGGACCTGAAGACCTCCCTGGGGAGCTTCATCTACAAGTTGGAAAACGAGTACGACCGGCTGACCTG GCCCTCCGTCCTGGACAGCTTTGCCTTGCTCTCCGGACAGCTGAACACCTTGAACAAGGTGCTGAAACATGAGAAGACACCGCAGCTTCGCAACCAGGTCATCATCCCACTCGTACTGTCCCCGGACCGGGATGAGGACCTCATG CGGCAGACCGAAGGCCGGGTCCCGGTGTTCAGCCACGAGGTGGTTCCCGATCACCTACGAACCAAGCCCGACCCGGAGGTggaagagcaggagaagcagctgaCCTCAGACGCGGCCCGGATCGGGGCAGACGCGGCCCAG AAGCAGATCCAGAGTCTGAACAAAATGTGCTcaaacctcttggagaagatcagCAAAGAGGAGCGAGAATCCGAAAGCGGAG GTCTCCGGCAGAACAAGCAAACCTTCAACCCAGCCGACACCAACGCACTCGTCGCAGCCGTGGCTTTCGGGAAGGGGCTGTCTAACTGGAGGCCCCCCGTGGCCGGCGGCCCGGGTCAGACCGGCCAGCCCGCGGCCGGGGCCATGATGGCGGGAGGCTCGggcctgcagcagcagcagcagcaggtcccCATGGCGGGGGGCCCC GGCCAGCAACAGCAGCAGGCCCTGCTCGCCGGGGTGCAGATGGCTCAGGCGGGCCAGCCGG GGAAGATGCCAAGTGGCATAAAAACCAACATCAAGTCAGCGTCGATGCACCCTTACCAGCGGTGA